The Vibrio navarrensis genome has a segment encoding these proteins:
- the metE gene encoding 5-methyltetrahydropteroyltriglutamate--homocysteine S-methyltransferase, which yields MTTTTHILGYPRIGEKRELKFAQEKYWRGEIDQTELKKVGAHLRQQNWQVQKEAGLSYATAGDFAWYDHVLTTTLLLGHVPKRHRHGFPDLDTLFRVGRGQSQSDCGCHGAAASDMTKWFNTNYHYIVPEFSRDDTFEVSWPQLFEEVSEAVQAGHNVKPALLGPLSYLYLGKEVEEGFDRLTLLPRLLSAYQAILAKLAKQGVTWVQIDEPILALELEKPWLDAFKLAYQVIRGEVKVLLTTYFDAVTDCLERVVELDVDGLHIDLAAAPEQLDEVLAVLPPHWVLSVGVVNGRNVWRSDLAAQYQRLLPVKALLGERLWVASSCSLLHSPVDLDLESALSEEVHSWFAFAKQKVSEVVLLGRALDGNEDAIAQCAVYSQPIQARKSASHVHKPQVQARVNAISPAFAKRSAPYVQRSAHQAEVLKLPLLPTTTIGSFPQTAEIRVQRSAYRAGQLSQAEYTQALKEHIADAVKRQEALDLDVLVHGEAERNDMVEYFAENLAGFQTTQFGWVQSYGSRCVKPAIVVADIEREQPITVEWSKYAQSLTSKQMKGMLTGPVTILCWTFPREDISRKAIAQQLALALRDEVSDLQDAGINIIQIDEPAIREGLPLKKRDHQAYLDWAVEAFRIAAASAKPETQIHTHMCYSEFNEIIESVAALDADVITIETSRSNMELLKAFEEFNYPNEIGPGVYDIHSPNIPTEEWIVDLIQKAAQKIPVKRLWVNPDCGLKTRNWPETEAALANLVAAAKTLRKSLTEA from the coding sequence ATGACGACCACAACGCACATCCTCGGCTACCCGCGTATCGGTGAAAAACGAGAACTCAAGTTTGCACAAGAAAAGTACTGGCGTGGAGAGATTGACCAAACCGAGTTGAAGAAAGTCGGCGCTCATTTACGCCAGCAGAACTGGCAAGTGCAAAAAGAGGCAGGGTTGAGCTACGCCACGGCGGGTGATTTTGCTTGGTATGACCATGTGCTGACCACCACGCTGCTGCTTGGTCATGTGCCGAAACGCCATCGTCATGGCTTTCCTGATCTCGATACCTTGTTTCGTGTTGGCCGCGGTCAGTCCCAGTCTGATTGCGGCTGTCATGGCGCAGCAGCATCGGACATGACCAAATGGTTTAATACTAACTATCACTATATCGTTCCGGAATTTAGCCGCGATGATACCTTTGAGGTGAGCTGGCCACAGCTGTTTGAAGAGGTCAGTGAAGCGGTTCAAGCGGGGCATAACGTTAAACCAGCGCTGCTTGGCCCTCTAAGCTACCTCTATTTGGGTAAAGAAGTGGAAGAAGGCTTTGACCGCCTGACGCTGCTTCCCCGTCTGCTCAGTGCTTATCAGGCGATTTTGGCCAAGCTGGCAAAACAAGGGGTGACATGGGTACAAATTGACGAGCCGATTCTGGCACTTGAGCTGGAAAAGCCGTGGCTAGATGCCTTCAAGTTGGCCTATCAAGTGATCCGTGGTGAGGTCAAAGTACTGCTGACGACTTATTTCGATGCCGTGACCGATTGCTTAGAGCGTGTTGTGGAACTTGACGTGGACGGTTTACATATCGACCTTGCAGCGGCACCAGAGCAACTGGATGAGGTGCTTGCGGTATTGCCTCCGCATTGGGTGCTGTCTGTCGGAGTGGTGAATGGCCGCAACGTGTGGCGCTCGGATCTTGCGGCGCAATATCAACGCTTGTTACCTGTGAAGGCACTGCTTGGTGAACGTTTGTGGGTCGCGAGTTCCTGTTCACTGCTGCACAGCCCGGTAGATTTAGATCTTGAATCAGCCCTTAGCGAAGAAGTACACAGCTGGTTTGCGTTTGCCAAGCAGAAAGTGTCGGAAGTGGTGCTGCTTGGCCGAGCCTTGGACGGGAACGAGGACGCGATTGCGCAATGTGCGGTGTATAGCCAACCGATTCAAGCGCGCAAGTCAGCAAGTCATGTTCATAAGCCGCAGGTACAAGCCCGTGTGAATGCGATTTCGCCCGCGTTTGCTAAGCGCAGTGCCCCTTATGTGCAGCGATCCGCGCATCAGGCAGAAGTGCTGAAACTGCCGCTGTTACCAACCACCACGATCGGTTCCTTCCCACAAACGGCAGAGATCCGGGTTCAGCGCAGTGCCTACCGCGCAGGCCAGTTGTCGCAGGCCGAGTACACCCAAGCGCTGAAAGAGCACATTGCCGACGCCGTGAAACGACAGGAAGCGTTGGATCTGGACGTGTTGGTGCATGGTGAAGCAGAACGCAACGACATGGTGGAATACTTTGCTGAAAACCTGGCAGGCTTTCAAACCACTCAGTTTGGCTGGGTACAAAGCTACGGCTCGCGCTGCGTGAAACCGGCCATCGTGGTCGCGGACATCGAACGTGAGCAACCCATTACGGTGGAGTGGTCCAAGTACGCGCAATCACTGACTTCAAAACAGATGAAAGGCATGTTGACGGGCCCAGTGACGATTCTGTGCTGGACCTTCCCACGTGAAGACATCAGCCGCAAAGCGATCGCCCAGCAACTGGCTTTGGCGCTTCGTGATGAGGTGTCGGATCTGCAAGATGCAGGCATCAACATCATTCAAATTGATGAGCCAGCGATTCGCGAAGGGTTGCCATTGAAGAAACGCGATCATCAGGCGTATCTAGATTGGGCGGTCGAAGCGTTTCGCATTGCAGCGGCCAGTGCCAAGCCAGAAACGCAGATTCATACCCACATGTGCTACAGCGAGTTCAACGAAATTATTGAATCGGTCGCAGCACTGGATGCTGATGTCATCACCATTGAAACCTCGCGTTCAAATATGGAACTGCTTAAAGCGTTTGAAGAGTTCAACTATCCCAATGAAATTGGCCCGGGTGTGTATGACATTCACTCACCGAACATTCCGACAGAGGAGTGGATTGTGGATTTGATTCAAAAAGCGGCGCAGAAAATTCCGGTCAAGCGTTTGTGGGTGAACCCAGATTGCGGTTTGAAAACGCGCAACTGGCCTGAGACCGAAGCGGCATTGGCGAATCTCGTTGCGGCGGCAAAAACATTACGCAAGTCGCTGACAGAAGCATAG
- a CDS encoding GspS/AspS pilotin family protein encodes MFKQIICAALAFSALAGCSSNDDRERQLELMASNRAGMLSAGLPLEHGPLKIMRISANKSVIEMMMIYNSDAQGAKPTEQVLANSIHSYCSNDEIRSQLDLGLMYRIKIRNSRGQLVADQLVNAQTCAAK; translated from the coding sequence ATGTTTAAGCAAATTATCTGCGCTGCTCTCGCTTTCTCTGCGTTAGCAGGCTGCTCTTCAAATGACGACAGAGAGCGTCAATTGGAACTGATGGCTTCCAATCGTGCTGGTATGCTCTCGGCAGGGTTACCACTGGAACATGGTCCGTTAAAAATCATGCGCATTTCAGCCAACAAAAGCGTGATTGAGATGATGATGATTTACAACAGCGATGCGCAGGGCGCCAAACCAACCGAGCAGGTACTGGCGAATAGCATCCATAGCTACTGTAGCAACGACGAAATTCGCAGCCAATTAGATTTGGGCCTGATGTATCGCATCAAGATCCGCAACTCTCGGGGTCAATTGGTCGCCGACCAATTAGTCAATGCGCAAACCTGCGCGGCAAAGTAG
- a CDS encoding YciI family protein → MWYVIFSQDVDNSLEKRLSVRPQHLARLQQLQNEGRLLTAGPMPAIDSENPGEAGFTGSTVIAEFASLQEAQSWADADPYIEAGVYAKVIVKPFKKVF, encoded by the coding sequence ATGTGGTACGTTATTTTTTCTCAGGATGTAGACAATTCATTAGAAAAGCGCTTGAGCGTTCGCCCTCAACATCTTGCTCGTTTGCAACAGCTTCAAAATGAAGGACGCTTGCTTACGGCAGGTCCAATGCCAGCCATTGATTCTGAGAACCCGGGTGAAGCAGGATTTACTGGCTCGACCGTCATCGCTGAATTTGCTTCACTGCAAGAAGCACAATCTTGGGCAGATGCTGATCCGTACATCGAAGCTGGCGTTTATGCTAAAGTCATAGTCAAACCATTCAAAAAAGTCTTCTAA
- the yciA gene encoding acyl-CoA thioester hydrolase YciA produces MSQEYNSPKGQLLLRTLAMPADTNANGDIFGGWIMSQLDLAGGILAKEISSGRIVTVSVSDIIFKKPVKVGDVVCCYGECTKIGRTSMSIDLELWVKPIRAHGVEDRFMVCNATFNYVAIDGEGKPRPVR; encoded by the coding sequence ATGAGTCAGGAATACAACTCTCCAAAGGGTCAACTACTGCTAAGAACCCTTGCAATGCCGGCTGATACCAATGCCAACGGTGATATTTTTGGTGGCTGGATCATGTCACAACTCGATCTTGCGGGTGGCATTCTCGCCAAAGAGATCTCTTCTGGGCGAATCGTTACTGTATCGGTCTCCGATATCATCTTCAAAAAGCCAGTCAAAGTAGGAGACGTGGTGTGCTGCTATGGCGAGTGCACCAAAATTGGTCGCACTTCAATGTCGATTGATCTCGAATTGTGGGTCAAACCTATCCGCGCCCACGGTGTGGAAGATCGCTTCATGGTGTGTAATGCCACCTTCAACTACGTCGCAATTGACGGCGAAGGCAAACCGCGACCCGTACGTTAA
- a CDS encoding septation protein A, protein MKQILDFIPLIIFFALYKMYDIYTATGALIAATAVQVVVTYVLYKKVEKMQLITFLMVAVFGGMTIFLHDDNFIKWKVTIVYVVFAIGLAVSHAMGKSAIKGMLGKELTLPDRVWSNINWAWVAFFSFCAGLNVYVAYELPLDAWVNFKVFGLLAATLGFTVLTGIYIYKQMPKEDKNQSSDITSDE, encoded by the coding sequence ATGAAGCAAATTCTTGATTTTATTCCACTGATTATCTTTTTTGCTCTTTATAAGATGTACGACATCTATACCGCGACTGGGGCTCTGATTGCCGCAACCGCGGTGCAAGTGGTTGTTACTTACGTGCTATACAAGAAAGTAGAAAAGATGCAGTTGATCACTTTTCTTATGGTGGCCGTCTTTGGCGGCATGACCATCTTTTTGCACGACGACAACTTCATAAAATGGAAAGTGACGATTGTTTACGTTGTGTTTGCCATTGGCTTAGCGGTTAGCCACGCTATGGGTAAATCGGCGATCAAAGGCATGCTCGGCAAAGAACTCACGCTACCGGATCGCGTGTGGAGCAACATCAACTGGGCATGGGTTGCCTTCTTCTCCTTCTGTGCCGGCCTCAACGTTTACGTTGCTTACGAGCTACCACTGGATGCTTGGGTGAACTTTAAAGTGTTTGGTCTGCTGGCCGCCACATTGGGATTCACGGTTTTGACTGGTATATACATCTACAAGCAGATGCCAAAAGAGGATAAAAACCAGTCATCGGACATCACAAGCGATGAATAA
- a CDS encoding dicarboxylate/amino acid:cation symporter encodes MEVLKEKSLLNNIGVQVVIAMIAGTAVGAFMGDSASAFAPLGAIFINLIKMLVIPLVAVALISGAAGLGNSQSAGKVGLVTLSYFGITSALAVALALVMGEVFQPGASIDVSGIESMFSAEYASKGELPTFWATVTGMIPTNVFQSLNEANILQILVFCMFFGIAVAKQPQAKREPIINGVNCIVDAMVWMINKVMIIAPIGVFGLMAEAVGTFGFGALMVVFKLFVVYVAAILIFGFVAYPLMIQLFTKTSAKKFILAMKKPQAVALSTASSMATLPVTMDTVEKELGVRNSTASFVLPLGATINMSGNAIYYGLVAIFFAQLFNIDLGMGAYIAIIITATLGAVGQAGVPGPSFLVVAVLLAAGIPIEGLPLLFALDRIFDMIRTALNITGDAACAVIVDALIEEEASEAEMQKQEA; translated from the coding sequence ATGGAAGTGTTAAAAGAAAAGAGTTTGCTAAACAACATTGGCGTACAAGTTGTCATCGCCATGATTGCAGGTACTGCCGTTGGTGCCTTCATGGGTGACAGCGCGTCAGCTTTTGCTCCATTGGGTGCTATTTTTATCAACTTGATCAAGATGCTGGTTATCCCTCTAGTGGCGGTTGCTCTGATTTCTGGCGCTGCTGGTCTTGGTAACAGCCAGTCCGCAGGAAAAGTGGGCTTGGTGACCTTAAGCTACTTTGGTATCACTTCTGCACTTGCCGTTGCGCTGGCGTTAGTGATGGGCGAAGTTTTCCAACCAGGCGCGAGTATCGACGTTTCAGGCATCGAGAGCATGTTCTCGGCCGAATACGCTTCTAAAGGTGAACTCCCTACTTTCTGGGCAACCGTTACTGGTATGATCCCAACCAACGTTTTCCAATCACTGAACGAAGCCAACATTCTACAGATCCTTGTCTTTTGCATGTTCTTTGGCATTGCTGTCGCTAAGCAGCCTCAAGCAAAACGTGAACCTATCATCAACGGCGTAAACTGCATCGTTGACGCTATGGTGTGGATGATTAACAAAGTCATGATCATTGCTCCTATCGGCGTGTTTGGTCTGATGGCCGAAGCGGTCGGCACGTTCGGTTTTGGCGCACTCATGGTGGTGTTCAAACTGTTCGTGGTCTACGTTGCTGCGATTCTGATCTTCGGCTTCGTCGCTTACCCGCTGATGATCCAACTGTTCACCAAAACCTCGGCGAAGAAATTCATCTTAGCGATGAAAAAGCCACAAGCCGTGGCACTGTCTACCGCATCCTCAATGGCAACACTGCCTGTCACGATGGACACAGTAGAGAAAGAACTTGGCGTGCGTAACTCAACCGCCTCATTTGTTCTGCCGCTTGGCGCAACCATCAACATGTCTGGTAATGCGATTTACTACGGTTTGGTCGCTATCTTCTTTGCACAGCTGTTTAACATCGATCTTGGCATGGGCGCATACATTGCGATCATCATTACTGCGACACTGGGTGCGGTTGGTCAAGCGGGCGTACCTGGGCCATCTTTCCTTGTCGTGGCGGTTTTGCTGGCGGCTGGCATCCCAATCGAAGGTCTGCCACTTTTGTTCGCTCTTGACCGTATCTTCGATATGATCCGCACCGCACTTAACATTACTGGCGATGCTGCCTGTGCCGTTATCGTTGATGCGCTGATCGAAGAAGAAGCCAGCGAAGCGGAAATGCAGAAGCAAGAAGCGTAA
- the trpA gene encoding tryptophan synthase subunit alpha: MDRYQAMFERLAEKQQGAFVPFVTVCDPNPEQSLRIMQALVEAGADALELGIPFSDPLADGPTIQGANIRALDSGATPDICFELIGQIRAQYPQLPIGLLMYANLVYSRGIEDFYQRCAKAGIDSVLIADVPTNESAEFVAAAKKFGVHPIFIAPPTASDETLKEVAKLGGGYTYLLSRAGVTGAETKANMPVDDMLAKLTQFNAPPALLGFGISEPAQVKQAIDAGAAGAISGSAVVKIIEADVSNPDEMLNNLSNFVSTMKSATQK, translated from the coding sequence ATGGACCGTTATCAAGCCATGTTCGAGCGTCTGGCAGAGAAACAACAAGGCGCATTTGTTCCGTTCGTAACGGTTTGCGATCCCAATCCTGAGCAGTCACTGCGCATCATGCAGGCCTTGGTCGAAGCAGGTGCTGACGCTTTGGAACTCGGCATTCCTTTTTCCGACCCATTGGCCGACGGCCCAACCATTCAAGGGGCGAATATCCGTGCATTGGACTCGGGCGCGACGCCGGACATCTGCTTCGAACTGATTGGCCAAATCCGCGCCCAGTATCCGCAGTTGCCGATTGGGCTGCTGATGTACGCCAATCTGGTGTACTCGCGAGGGATTGAAGATTTCTATCAACGCTGTGCCAAGGCGGGAATTGATTCTGTGCTGATCGCCGATGTTCCCACCAACGAAAGCGCCGAGTTCGTCGCCGCCGCGAAAAAATTTGGTGTGCATCCGATTTTCATCGCACCACCAACGGCCAGTGATGAGACGCTTAAAGAGGTTGCGAAATTGGGCGGCGGTTATACCTACTTGCTCTCACGTGCAGGTGTTACCGGTGCGGAAACCAAAGCAAATATGCCTGTTGATGATATGCTGGCGAAACTCACCCAGTTCAACGCGCCACCAGCCCTACTCGGATTCGGCATTTCTGAGCCCGCGCAAGTCAAACAAGCGATTGATGCTGGCGCAGCGGGGGCGATTTCCGGCTCGGCTGTGGTCAAAATCATTGAGGCTGACGTGTCAAACCCCGACGAAATGTTAAATAACCTCAGCAATTTTGTTTCAACAATGAAATCTGCAACGCAAAAATGA